The Zerene cesonia ecotype Mississippi chromosome 29, Zerene_cesonia_1.1, whole genome shotgun sequence genome includes a region encoding these proteins:
- the LOC119837879 gene encoding homeobox protein DTH-1-like gives MNYEQHNEVSTSYNNNNLKHNFNECKNDFFYSVCDKREDKYFARPKTEETHMNSCLSTPFSVKDILNINQTSYYEQDDVWKRDREQRSQDYERLYHQSSYCTEYFNQVYPAHANVDYWSPEYHENKDDYYNYNYCQNVYTNQEQYQMHAQMPPKLDNIDVMPPGNSAAIVNKEISMPGVGLPPSYLHNVEPKFSATSRKTKTPCPAKEKTRDKSTKRKPRILFSQTQVHDLEVRFKAQRYLTAPEREQLAKKLNLTPTQVKIWFQNRRYKSKRIKSPEVTTSTDAKPSKSFGRKLFKPENRDKVIGIQNYDGFKNNEMSNEINPGAYFDDSANYEEGDGKYYGNRLQIDETVGSTSGFYVPDVIPKEDIYKETEMKKYFPINYVC, from the exons ATGAATTACGAACAGCATAACGAAGTGTCGACCTcgtacaacaacaacaacttgAAACACAACTTCAACGAGTGCAAAAATGACTTCTTCTACTCAGTGTGCGACAAACGGGAGGATAAATACTTCGCGAGGCCAAAAACTGAGGAGACACATATGAACTCCTGCCTGAGCACACCGTTCTCCGTCAAAGATATACTTAACATAAACCAGACGTCGTATTATGAACAGGATGACGTTTGGAAACGGGACAGGGAGCAGAGAAGCCAAGACTACGAACGGTTGTACCATCAAAGCAGCTATTGTACTGAATATTTCAACCAAGTGTATCCGGCGCATGCTAACGTGGACTATTGGAGTCCTGAATACCACGAGAATAAAGACGactattacaattataattactgtCAGAATGTGTATACAAATCAGGAACAGTATCAAATGCATGCACAAATGCCGCCtaaattagataatattgATGTAATGCCGCCTGGTAATTCTGCAGCTATAGTCAATAAGGAGATTTCGATGCCTGGAGTCGGTCTACCGCCGTCGTATTTACATAATGTGGAACCAAAGTTTTCAGCCACGTCTAGGAAAACGA AGACGCCATGCCCAGCGAAAGAAAAAACGAGAGACAAATCAACGAAGCGAAAACCGCGTATTCTGTTCTCGCAAACGCAAGTACACGACTTGGAAGTGAGATTCAAAGCCCAGAGATACCTGACAGCGCCTGAACGGGAGCAGCTAGCGAAGAAACTCAACCTCACTCCAACACAAGTAAAGATTTGGTTCCAAAACCGACGCTACAAGAGCAAAAGAATCAAATCGCCAGAAGTAACAACGTCAACTGACGCCAAACCCAGCAAAAGTTTCGGTAGAAAACTATTCAAACCAGAAAATAGGGACAAAGTCATCGGTATACAAAACTATGACGGTTTTAAAAACAACGAAATGTCGAACGAAATAAATCCAGGCGCATACTTCGATGATAGTGCTAACTATGAAGAGGGCGATGGTAAATATTACGGCAATCGTTTACAAATAGACGAGACGGTTGGGAGTACGTCCGGTTTCTATGTGCCCGATGTTATCCCTAAAGAAGATATATACAAAGAAACTgaaatgaaaaagtattttcCGATCAACTACGTTTGTTAA
- the LOC119837878 gene encoding mpv17-like protein 2 yields the protein MSLITKVLSLPVQFPLIRGMVSYAIIWPTCSIAQDYIANGTTIQNADWSRAARYGFFGTFCMAPVFYGWLKFSSRYFKRKTLYTAIKRAVIEQVSYSPAAMAYFFFGMSVLEQKSLKSCVNEVREKFWPTYKIGVVFWPTAQTINFYFVSEKNRIVFVSAASFVWTIYLAHMKAMETETK from the exons atgagCTTAATAACAAAAGTTCTGAGTCTCCCCGTGCAGTTCCCTTTAATCCGAGGCATGGTGTCATATGCCATAATATGGCCGACTTGTAGCATCGCCCAGGACTACATAGCTAATGGTACGACCATACAAAACGCTGACTGGAGCAGAGCTGCTAGATATGGCTTTTTCGGCACATTCTGTATGGCTCCGGTGTTCTATGGTTGGTTGAAGTTTTCCAGCAGATACTTTAAGAGGAAAACGCTGTATACGGCGATCAAAAGAGCCGTGATTGAACAG GTATCATATTCCCCAGCCGCAATGGCCTACTTCTTTTTCGGCATGAGTGTGCTCGAGCAAAAGTCTCTCAAATCTTGTGTCAATGAGGTGAGGGAGAAATTCTGGCCGACATACAAGATCGGCGTCGTGTTCTGGCCGACAGCACAGACGATTAACTTCTACTTCGTGTCAGAGAAGAACCGCATCGTTTTCGTTAGCGCCGCTAGTTTTGTGTGGACCATTTACTTGGCGCATATGAAGGCTATGGAGACAGAAACTAAGTGA